Within the Streptomyces showdoensis genome, the region CGGCGGATTGCTCGTGGACAACGGGTGGCTGCGAGTGTTCGGCGGGGGTTCGGGTTCGGTCGAGGGTGGGCGGCTTCCGAGTCTGGCGCAGGTCAACCGCTTCCCCACGGACTTCGATCCCAATTGGCATCCTGCGACAGGCCTTGTCGTCGGCCACGACATCGTCGGAGGGGTCTTCGCGTTGAACGGTGGCGATCCTGCGGCCGCGGGCCGCCCCGGGGCACCTGGACAGATGACGTACTTCGCTCCCGACACTCTGGAGTGGGAGGCGATGGAGATGGGCCACTCCGGGTGGGTCTCCTGGCTGCTCTCGGGCAGGCTGGAGACCTTCTATGACGGAACGCGCTGGCCCGGCTGGCGCGAGGAGGCCGAAGCCCTGGCTTTCGAGCAGGGCCTGTCCGTGTATCCGTTCCTGTGGTCCGAGGAAGCTCACGCCGATCTCGCAGCCACGAGTCGGCGACCTGTGCCGATGCGCGAGGTGCTGGGAGTCGCAGCGGACTTCGCCCGCCAGATGGGGCCGTCCGATCCGGGGTTCCTGGGCGACCTGTGACTGGCTTCGCCGACCGTCCTGGTGCGTCAGCTTAGGCCCGGAGCTGGTCAACTCGGCCGATGTTGTGCGGGCGCGATGGGGCGGCGATCACCCCACGGCTTGACGGCTTAACTGCATGAGGTGTCTTTGTACGCGTAGCCGTGCAAGGAGGTCTTCTCTCTCCAGGCCGGGGCGCGGCCGGCGGGGACCTCCACCGCCGGCCCTACGGCCGCGAGACGCTCTCGCGCAGGGCCCGCAGCCGCTCGATCGTCCCGTCCACGCCCCACACGGCGACCCCGCGCGCGGCGGTCGACAGGGCGAGGACGGTGGTCTCCTCGTCGTACGACAACCGCCGCCACGCCGCGTCGTCTGCCCGACTGCACCGAGTGCCGCCGCGAGGTCCAGCTCCGCGGTGAACGGCCCTGACGGTGGCCGCTTGCCCGGCCGGGCAAGCGGCCACCGGGGGTCAGCGTGTCCGGGTGGTCCGCCGCCGGGCTGTCTTCGGCGCGGTCCAGCGCACTGCGCCGAAGACGACCGCGGCGGCCAGGAGCCCGTACGCGGGGTGAAGGAAGGACAGCAGGATGCCGGCGCCCAGGCCATGGAAAGCAGCCCAAACGTTGGGGTGCTTGAGGATCAGCCGGTCGGTGGCCTGCCGGTCACGGCGGGCGCGCTGGTAGGCCAGGAGGGCGAAGTAGCCCGCCCAGCAGATCAGCAAGACCGCGTACAGGCCGTCGCTGGGGTTCCAGCGCATCGGACATACCCCCTGGTGATCAGTAGCATCCCTTGGCGGCGCGCTTCTGGCGTTCCGGCTTCAGCGTCGGGCCGATGATCTTCAGCTTCACGCAGTTGCCCTCCTCGTAGTACCGGCCCGCCGCGAT harbors:
- a CDS encoding DUF2625 domain-containing protein → MRGIDELVNVEDPAWPELQGALRASSVPVHVLPGDPSESRRCLLQMQVTARSALGALALHTGGLLVDNGWLRVFGGGSGSVEGGRLPSLAQVNRFPTDFDPNWHPATGLVVGHDIVGGVFALNGGDPAAAGRPGAPGQMTYFAPDTLEWEAMEMGHSGWVSWLLSGRLETFYDGTRWPGWREEAEALAFEQGLSVYPFLWSEEAHADLAATSRRPVPMREVLGVAADFARQMGPSDPGFLGDL